A window from Sus scrofa isolate TJ Tabasco breed Duroc chromosome 2, Sscrofa11.1, whole genome shotgun sequence encodes these proteins:
- the GJC2 gene encoding gap junction gamma-2 protein isoform X2 translates to MTNMSWSFLTRLLEEIHNHSTFVGKVWLTVLVVFRIVLTAVGGESIYSDEQTKFTCNTRQPGCDNVCYDAFAPLSHVRFWVFQIVVISTPSVMYLGYAVHRLARASQDERRRASRRRPGRHPPRAPLPLPPPPHPGWPEPADLGEEEPMLGLGEEDEEPGVAEGLGEDDAAEDAGVAKGPGGDTKAAGTLGPAGQHDGRRRIQREGLMRVYVAQLVARAAFEVAFLVGQYLLYGFEVRPFFPCSRQPCPHVVDCFVSRPTEKTIFLLVMYVVSCLCLLLNLCEMAHLGLGSAQDAVRSRRPLPTAPGPGPAPRQPPCALPAAPSGLACPPDYSLVVRAAERARAHDQDLASLALQALQDRRALGDLDSPPGPGHPVTAQGGPPRAGAPASGSGSATSGGTAGGQGRLGTKPRVGSEKGSASSSREGKTTVWI, encoded by the coding sequence ATGACCAACATGAGCTGGAGCTTCCTGACGCGGCTGCTGGAAGAGATCCACAACCACTCCACGTTCGTGGGTAAGGTGTGGCTCACGGTGCTGGTGGTCTTCCGCATCGTGCTCACGGCCGTGGGCGGTGAGTCCATCTACTCTGACGAGCAGACCAAATTCACATGCAACACGCGGCAGCCCGGCTGTGACAACGTCTGCTACGATGCCTTCGCACCCTTGTCCCACGTGCGCTTCTGGGTTTTCCAGATTGTGGTCATCTCCACGCCCTCCGTCATGTACCTGGGTTATGCAGTGCACCGCCTGGCCCGCGCCTCGCAGGATGAACGCCGCCGTGCTTCTCGCCGCCGCCCAGGCCGTCACCCGCCCCGCGCACCCCTGCCgttgcctcccccaccccaccccggctgGCCGGAGCCCGCCGACCTGGGAGAAGAGGAACCCATGCTGGGCCTGGGTGAAGAGGACGAGGAGCCGGGAGTGGCTGAGGGCCTGGGCGAGGATGATGCGGCTGAAGATGCGGGTGTAGCCAAGGGCCCTGGAGGGGACACAAAGGCGGCGGGGACCCTGGGCCCTGCAGGGCAGCACGACGGGCGTCGGCGCATCCAGCGCGAGGGCCTGATGCGTGTGTACGTTGCCCAGCTGGTGGCGCGGGCCGCCTTTGAGGTGGCCTTCTTAGTGGGCCAATACCTGCTGTACGGCTTCGAGGTGCGGCCCTTCTTCCCGTGCAGCCGTCAGCCCTGCCCACACGTAGTCGACTGCTTCGTCTCGCGTCCCACGGAGAAAACGATCTTCTTGCTGGTCATGTACGTGGTCAGCTGCCTCTGCCTGTTGCTCAACCTCTGTGAGATGGCGCACCTGGGCCTAGGCAGCGCGCAGGACGCAGTGCGCAGCCGCCGTCCCCTTCCCACAGCTCCCGGGCCTGGCCCCGCGCCTCGCCAGCCTCCTTGCGCACTCCCCGCCGCACCCTCTGGCCTAGCCTGCCCGCCAGACTACAGCCTCGTGGTGCGCGCGGCTGAGCGGGCACGCGCCCACGACCAGGACCTGGCCAGCCTGGCGCTGCAGGCACTGCAAGACCGGCGCGCGCTTGGGGACCTGGACAGCCCACCTGGCCCTGGGCACCCAGTGACCGCCCAGGGGGGGCCCCCAAGGGCCGGCGCCCCTGCATCCGGGTCGGGTAGTGCCACGTCGGGAGGCACAGCTGGAGGCCAGGGCCGGTTGGGCACCAAACCCAGGGTGGGCTCAGAGAAAGGCAGTGCgagcagcagcagggagggtAAGACCACAGTTTGGATCTGA
- the GJC2 gene encoding gap junction gamma-2 protein isoform X1: MWDWPAPASEAAAVYPEVGALSCLALGGRLGSPTPSTWADRLWLVHLPAVYTAGLAFVWPGASFLRSLWVLARSWVLEVREQNRLLSSRSGPHCATDVSPPAPMTNMSWSFLTRLLEEIHNHSTFVGKVWLTVLVVFRIVLTAVGGESIYSDEQTKFTCNTRQPGCDNVCYDAFAPLSHVRFWVFQIVVISTPSVMYLGYAVHRLARASQDERRRASRRRPGRHPPRAPLPLPPPPHPGWPEPADLGEEEPMLGLGEEDEEPGVAEGLGEDDAAEDAGVAKGPGGDTKAAGTLGPAGQHDGRRRIQREGLMRVYVAQLVARAAFEVAFLVGQYLLYGFEVRPFFPCSRQPCPHVVDCFVSRPTEKTIFLLVMYVVSCLCLLLNLCEMAHLGLGSAQDAVRSRRPLPTAPGPGPAPRQPPCALPAAPSGLACPPDYSLVVRAAERARAHDQDLASLALQALQDRRALGDLDSPPGPGHPVTAQGGPPRAGAPASGSGSATSGGTAGGQGRLGTKPRVGSEKGSASSSREGKTTVWI, from the exons ATGTGGGACTGGCCAGCCCCTGCCAGCGAGGCAGCTGCAGTGTATCCAGAGGTTGGGGCCTTGAGCTGTTTAGCCCtgggggggaggctggggagcccCACCCCTTCCACATGGGCTGACAGGCTCTGGTTGGTACATTTGCCTGCTGTCTACACTGCTGGTCTGGCCTTTGTGTGGCCAGGGGCATCTTTCCTTAGATCCTTGTGGGTGCTTGCTAGGTCCTGGGTCCTGGAGGTTAGAGAGCAGAACAGACTCCTGTCCTCCAGGAGCGGCCCCCATTGCGCCACAGAT GTCTCGCCCCCCGCCCCTATGACCAACATGAGCTGGAGCTTCCTGACGCGGCTGCTGGAAGAGATCCACAACCACTCCACGTTCGTGGGTAAGGTGTGGCTCACGGTGCTGGTGGTCTTCCGCATCGTGCTCACGGCCGTGGGCGGTGAGTCCATCTACTCTGACGAGCAGACCAAATTCACATGCAACACGCGGCAGCCCGGCTGTGACAACGTCTGCTACGATGCCTTCGCACCCTTGTCCCACGTGCGCTTCTGGGTTTTCCAGATTGTGGTCATCTCCACGCCCTCCGTCATGTACCTGGGTTATGCAGTGCACCGCCTGGCCCGCGCCTCGCAGGATGAACGCCGCCGTGCTTCTCGCCGCCGCCCAGGCCGTCACCCGCCCCGCGCACCCCTGCCgttgcctcccccaccccaccccggctgGCCGGAGCCCGCCGACCTGGGAGAAGAGGAACCCATGCTGGGCCTGGGTGAAGAGGACGAGGAGCCGGGAGTGGCTGAGGGCCTGGGCGAGGATGATGCGGCTGAAGATGCGGGTGTAGCCAAGGGCCCTGGAGGGGACACAAAGGCGGCGGGGACCCTGGGCCCTGCAGGGCAGCACGACGGGCGTCGGCGCATCCAGCGCGAGGGCCTGATGCGTGTGTACGTTGCCCAGCTGGTGGCGCGGGCCGCCTTTGAGGTGGCCTTCTTAGTGGGCCAATACCTGCTGTACGGCTTCGAGGTGCGGCCCTTCTTCCCGTGCAGCCGTCAGCCCTGCCCACACGTAGTCGACTGCTTCGTCTCGCGTCCCACGGAGAAAACGATCTTCTTGCTGGTCATGTACGTGGTCAGCTGCCTCTGCCTGTTGCTCAACCTCTGTGAGATGGCGCACCTGGGCCTAGGCAGCGCGCAGGACGCAGTGCGCAGCCGCCGTCCCCTTCCCACAGCTCCCGGGCCTGGCCCCGCGCCTCGCCAGCCTCCTTGCGCACTCCCCGCCGCACCCTCTGGCCTAGCCTGCCCGCCAGACTACAGCCTCGTGGTGCGCGCGGCTGAGCGGGCACGCGCCCACGACCAGGACCTGGCCAGCCTGGCGCTGCAGGCACTGCAAGACCGGCGCGCGCTTGGGGACCTGGACAGCCCACCTGGCCCTGGGCACCCAGTGACCGCCCAGGGGGGGCCCCCAAGGGCCGGCGCCCCTGCATCCGGGTCGGGTAGTGCCACGTCGGGAGGCACAGCTGGAGGCCAGGGCCGGTTGGGCACCAAACCCAGGGTGGGCTCAGAGAAAGGCAGTGCgagcagcagcagggagggtAAGACCACAGTTTGGATCTGA